GGCATGAGCGGGATGCTCCTCGCCAAGCCCCTCGGCCTCGAGGGCAAGCCCGTCACGCGCGTCGAGAACATGTGCGCCACCGGCTCCGAGGCGCTGCGCCAGGCCGCCTACGCGGTGGCCTCCGGCGCCTACGACCTCGCCATGGCCGTCGGGGTCGAGAAGGTGAAGGACTCCGGGTACCAGGGCCTCAACGCGTTCCCCGTGCCGAACGACGGCACCCAGCGCACGCTCACCGCCGCTGCCATGTTCTCGATGGTCGCCCCCGCCTACGCCGAGCGCTACGGCGTCCCCATGGACGAGCTCAAGGCGGTGCTGGCGCGCATCGCGTCGAAGAACCACCACAACGGGGCCCGCAACCCCCGCGCCCAGTTCCGGCGCGAGATGTCCGTGGAGCAGATCCTCGCCATGCCGGACGTGGCCGGGTGCCTGTCGGTGTTCGACTGCGCCGGCGTCGCGGACGGGTCGGCGGCCGCGATCGTGTGCCGCGCCGAGGACGCCCACCGCTACACCGACACGCCCCTCTACGTGAAGGCCCTCTCCTTCGTGGCTGGCAACGGCTCGGGCCTCACCGACCCCGCCTACGACTACACGACGTTCCCCGAGATCGTCCGCTGCGCGGAGGACGCCTACGCCCAGGCCGGGATCACGAACCCGCGGACCGAGCTGGCGATGGCGGAGGTGCACGACTGCTTCACGCCGACGGAGCTCGTGCTGATGGAGGACCTCGG
The nucleotide sequence above comes from Acidimicrobiales bacterium. Encoded proteins:
- a CDS encoding acetyl-CoA acetyltransferase, coding for MASHGIKDRVAIVGMGCTRFAEHWDKGLDELLVDATGEAFASAGVTQDDVDAYWLGTAQGGMSGMLLAKPLGLEGKPVTRVENMCATGSEALRQAAYAVASGAYDLAMAVGVEKVKDSGYQGLNAFPVPNDGTQRTLTAAAMFSMVAPAYAERYGVPMDELKAVLARIASKNHHNGARNPRAQFRREMSVEQILAMPDVAGCLSVFDCAGVADGSAAAIVCRAEDAHRYTDTPLYVKALSFVAGNGSGLTDPAYDYTTFPEIVRCAEDAYAQAGITNPRTELAMAEVHDCFTPTELVLMEDLGFCERGTAWKEELAGTFDLGGELPVNPDGGLKSFGHPVGASGLRMMFECWLQLRGEAPEERRIGNDRSLALTHNLGGYPGEMVSFVSVVGTNQG